From Bacteroides uniformis:
TTATTAATAGCTCTCTCGTTACCGGTTTGCTTGTCTGCACAGACAAGCAAACAAATCTATCTGCAACGAGCCGATTCTTTGCTTCAGCAGATACTTACTCTCTATAAAGTGGAGAAGTATGGCCTGCTGACGGAAACTTATCCAAGAAAGCCGGAGCAGAGAATTACATATACGGCCAATACCGGCGCTGTTGTTAACCAGCAGGAGGTCTCTTTCTTGTGGCCTTATTCAGCCTTGGTATCCGGTTGTGTTTCTTTGTATAAGGTTTCCGGGCAAAAGAAGTACAGAAAACTGATGGACCGGCAGATAAAGCCGGGACTGGACCTTTATTGGGACTCTACCCGGATTCCCCATTGTTACCAGTCGTATCCGGCTTTTGCAGGTCATAATGATCGTTATTACGATGACAATGACTGGGTGGCCATTGATTTCTGTGATTACTATGAACGGACTGGTGACAAGGAGTATCTGGAAAAAGCCATCCAGCTGCATGACTATATTTATTCCGGATGGTCCGAAGAGTTGGGGGGAGGAATCTATTGGTGCGAACAGAAGAAAGAATCAAAAAACACTTGTTCGAATGCTCCGGCTACTGTTCTTTGTATGAAGCTGTTTAAGTTGACTAAGGATGCAAAATACCTTGAGCAAGCTAAGAAGACCTATCAATGGACCCGTGACAATCTTTGTGACCCTTCTGACTTTGTATATTGGGACAACAAGAATTTGCAGGGAAAAGTGGATCCGGCCAAATATACTTATAACAGCGGGCAGATGATTCAGGCCGGTGTACTTCTCTATCAGGTAACTGGAGAGAAGCATTACTTGAAGGAAGCGCAGCAGACAGCCGAGGGTGCCTGCCGTTTCTTTCTGAAGGTACAGCCTATCGCAACAGGAGAGATGAAATTCTTCCCGGGAACTCCTTGGTTTAATGTAATCTTGTTCAGAGGTTTGAAGGCGCTATATCTGGTGGATAGGAATGAGGCGTACATAAAGACCATGATTGAGAATGCGGATTATGCCTGGAACTATACGCGTGATGAGAATGGCTTGTTTAGTAATGATTGGTCGGGAAACAGAAAAGAGCAGTTCAAGAGTCTACTGGAGAATGCCTGTATGATTGAGCTTTTCGCCGAGATCAGCGAATTGCAATGAATAAAACCTTTAAACACAATAAACAATAAATAAACAGAAAATGAAAAGACAGATTGCAGTATTGGTATCCGCCTTGCTAATGGGTGGCGGTACCTATGCTCAGAATGGTGCTCAGGCGCAAAGACCGAAAGCCTACATGGTGTCTGATGCACATTTGGACACACAGTGGAACTGGGATATCTAGACCACAATAAAGGATTATGTATGGAA
This genomic window contains:
- a CDS encoding glycoside hydrolase family 76 protein, with translation MKLRNLFLLIALSLPVCLSAQTSKQIYLQRADSLLQQILTLYKVEKYGLLTETYPRKPEQRITYTANTGAVVNQQEVSFLWPYSALVSGCVSLYKVSGQKKYRKLMDRQIKPGLDLYWDSTRIPHCYQSYPAFAGHNDRYYDDNDWVAIDFCDYYERTGDKEYLEKAIQLHDYIYSGWSEELGGGIYWCEQKKESKNTCSNAPATVLCMKLFKLTKDAKYLEQAKKTYQWTRDNLCDPSDFVYWDNKNLQGKVDPAKYTYNSGQMIQAGVLLYQVTGEKHYLKEAQQTAEGACRFFLKVQPIATGEMKFFPGTPWFNVILFRGLKALYLVDRNEAYIKTMIENADYAWNYTRDENGLFSNDWSGNRKEQFKSLLENACMIELFAEISELQ